In a single window of the Halobaculum lipolyticum genome:
- a CDS encoding peroxidase-related enzyme (This protein belongs to a clade of uncharacterized proteins related to peroxidases such as the alkylhydroperoxidase AhpD.) codes for MSEESATPELLDDAQRRFPVPDYDEVPADVRERLAAETERAGFTPNVMSALAYKPSHFRAFLAFHDAFVEDTTLDREEVEMIVVAVSGRNNCLYCNVAHGALVRIYAKDPHLADQLTSNHRTADVSDERMAMLEVAVKLTEEPDAVTTDDLDLLYEAGYSQEEVWDVGMVAAFFNFSNRMATFADWRPNEEFYTMGR; via the coding sequence ATGAGCGAGGAGTCCGCGACACCCGAGTTGCTCGACGACGCCCAGCGCCGCTTCCCGGTCCCCGACTACGACGAGGTGCCCGCGGACGTCCGCGAGCGCCTCGCCGCGGAGACCGAGCGCGCGGGGTTCACGCCGAACGTCATGTCGGCGTTGGCGTACAAGCCGAGCCACTTCCGGGCGTTCCTCGCGTTCCACGACGCGTTCGTCGAGGACACCACCCTCGACCGCGAGGAGGTGGAGATGATCGTCGTCGCCGTCTCCGGGCGGAACAACTGCCTGTACTGCAACGTCGCCCACGGCGCGCTCGTTCGGATCTACGCGAAGGACCCCCACCTCGCGGACCAGTTGACCAGCAACCACCGCACCGCAGACGTGAGCGACGAACGGATGGCGATGCTGGAGGTGGCGGTGAAGCTGACCGAGGAGCCGGACGCCGTCACGACCGACGACCTCGACCTGTTGTACGAGGCCGGCTACTCGCAAGAGGAGGTGTGGGACGTCGGGATGGTCGCGGCCTTCTTCAACTTCTCCAACCGGATGGCGACGTTCGCCGACTGGCGCCCCAACGAGGAGTTCTACACGATGGGGCGGTAG
- the gghA gene encoding glucosylglycerol hydrolase, whose product MSQEATGEATYLSEETAALAERHESIRTRHDGEFAAAKALVPELGAHVREGHATVGIWTPGLVEHGVPAEAVELELLTPPADVDPGETEPRAVAFERSVVPTRRAGEVTYAAVEGAVAGTRERLGSLYQLVYDPAEAASDADPAELPGVVGDDGLATLQDPLADSVPFGAFAPAELYDRDRLDDERDDRDYFAALGSDDERVATSEDDGLPRVDPATSMVEIHPGTATERGSLGGLADFVGGIGEKARADEELTAFEETFAGYDAVQLMPVEPLTERSDAAGDWRGLARDGDAATATVARPDKVNWGYDIVVGAFGAPCPSILESGRPDELVDFIAACHTLPDPVKVVFDVALGHADDGGLRILPDRFFHGPGMYGQHLDYLDPMVRAHVLDLQRRKMDWGADGIRVDGAQDFRNYNPETDEMEHDDDFLAEMDAVTQEVAGTEYRPWLIYEDGRPWPRHDWELASTYRTLIEQHPHSFQWSPITFAHNKPAMLTFWASKWWRVREVADMGGNWITGVANHDTVRRGTQVDVPESWEGDPINRYLGDDAPEIIDRAYDNPATNALLHCLLPGVPMDFLNANARGPWGFVRDTDADWNVKVVADEHNLLDWQVREGDYDDDRFFTRLKELGFRTREQLDEFVKALATTVEPTDYDPETMCAMLEPLDPPLDLTPANLDAFADAWMRDVADFANLGHWRDAQDPERTGFARRVREFRQARPWLRESMRLPDAPDDEGPVTADADEATDRFGYRNPANGSVVYYGLRESPDGDERVLFVGNMEGAPTAVTPAALVDADLDPAAFEAALVAPGVETAGDSPAVDEAVEVANGEAVVFVAGE is encoded by the coding sequence ATGAGCCAGGAGGCGACGGGGGAGGCGACGTACCTCTCGGAGGAGACGGCGGCGCTGGCGGAGCGACACGAGTCGATCCGCACGCGCCACGACGGGGAGTTCGCGGCGGCCAAGGCGCTCGTGCCGGAGTTGGGCGCGCACGTCCGCGAGGGCCACGCGACGGTCGGGATCTGGACGCCCGGTCTCGTCGAGCACGGCGTCCCCGCCGAGGCGGTCGAGTTGGAGCTGTTGACGCCGCCCGCGGACGTCGACCCCGGCGAGACGGAGCCGCGGGCGGTCGCGTTCGAACGGTCGGTCGTGCCCACCCGTCGCGCGGGCGAGGTGACGTACGCCGCCGTCGAGGGCGCGGTCGCCGGCACGCGCGAGCGACTCGGCTCGCTGTACCAACTCGTGTACGACCCCGCGGAGGCCGCGAGCGACGCCGACCCCGCGGAGCTTCCGGGCGTGGTCGGCGACGACGGCCTGGCGACGCTGCAGGACCCGCTGGCGGACTCGGTGCCGTTCGGCGCGTTCGCCCCCGCCGAACTGTACGACCGCGACCGCCTCGACGACGAGCGCGACGACCGCGACTACTTCGCGGCGCTCGGGAGCGACGACGAGCGCGTCGCCACCAGCGAGGACGACGGCCTCCCGCGCGTCGACCCGGCGACGAGCATGGTCGAGATCCACCCCGGCACCGCGACCGAGCGCGGCTCGCTCGGCGGGCTGGCCGACTTCGTCGGGGGCATCGGCGAGAAGGCGCGCGCCGACGAGGAGCTGACGGCGTTCGAGGAGACGTTCGCGGGGTACGACGCGGTACAGCTCATGCCCGTCGAGCCGCTCACCGAGCGGTCGGACGCCGCCGGCGACTGGCGGGGGCTCGCCCGCGACGGCGACGCGGCGACCGCGACCGTCGCCCGCCCGGACAAGGTGAACTGGGGGTACGACATCGTCGTCGGCGCGTTCGGCGCGCCCTGTCCCTCGATCCTCGAGTCGGGCCGGCCCGACGAACTCGTCGACTTCATCGCCGCCTGCCACACCCTCCCGGATCCGGTGAAGGTCGTGTTCGACGTGGCGCTGGGCCACGCCGACGATGGCGGCCTGCGGATCCTGCCGGACCGCTTCTTCCACGGCCCGGGGATGTACGGCCAGCACCTCGACTACCTCGACCCGATGGTCCGTGCCCACGTGCTCGACCTCCAGCGCCGCAAGATGGACTGGGGCGCCGACGGCATCCGCGTCGACGGCGCGCAGGACTTCCGCAACTACAACCCCGAGACCGACGAGATGGAGCACGACGACGACTTCCTCGCGGAGATGGACGCCGTCACCCAGGAGGTCGCCGGCACCGAGTACCGCCCGTGGCTGATCTACGAGGACGGCCGCCCGTGGCCGCGCCACGACTGGGAACTGGCCTCCACCTACCGCACGCTCATCGAGCAACACCCCCACTCGTTCCAGTGGTCGCCGATCACGTTCGCCCACAACAAGCCCGCGATGCTCACCTTCTGGGCGAGCAAGTGGTGGCGCGTCCGGGAGGTCGCCGACATGGGCGGCAACTGGATCACCGGCGTCGCCAACCACGACACCGTCCGCCGCGGCACGCAGGTCGACGTGCCCGAGTCGTGGGAGGGCGACCCGATCAACCGCTATCTGGGCGACGACGCCCCCGAGATCATCGACCGCGCGTACGACAACCCCGCGACGAACGCCCTGCTGCACTGCCTGCTGCCGGGCGTGCCGATGGACTTCCTCAACGCCAACGCTCGCGGCCCGTGGGGGTTCGTCCGCGACACCGACGCCGACTGGAACGTGAAGGTCGTCGCCGACGAGCACAACCTCCTCGACTGGCAAGTGCGGGAGGGCGACTACGACGACGACCGCTTCTTCACGCGGCTGAAGGAACTGGGCTTCCGGACGCGCGAGCAGTTGGACGAGTTCGTGAAGGCGCTCGCGACGACCGTCGAGCCGACCGACTACGACCCGGAGACGATGTGTGCGATGCTGGAGCCGCTGGACCCGCCGCTGGACCTCACGCCGGCGAACCTGGACGCGTTCGCGGACGCGTGGATGCGCGACGTGGCCGACTTCGCCAACCTCGGCCACTGGCGCGACGCACAGGACCCCGAGCGTACCGGGTTCGCCCGCCGCGTCAGGGAGTTCCGGCAGGCGCGGCCGTGGCTGCGCGAGTCGATGCGGCTGCCCGACGCCCCGGACGACGAGGGACCGGTGACCGCCGACGCCGACGAGGCGACCGACCGCTTCGGCTACCGCAACCCCGCCAACGGCTCGGTCGTCTACTACGGCCTGCGCGAGTCGCCCGACGGCGACGAGCGCGTGCTGTTCGTCGGTAACATGGAGGGCGCACCGACCGCCGTGACGCCTGCGGCCCTCGTCGACGCCGACCTCGACCCGGCGGCGTTCGAGGCGGCCCTCGTCGCGCCCGGCGTCGAGACCGCCGGCGACTCGCCGGCGGTCGACGAGGCGGTCGAGGTGGCGAACGGCGAGGCGGTCGTGTTCGTCGCCGGCGAGTAG
- a CDS encoding metal-dependent hydrolase, producing MFRRGHLGVAMLALAPVTFWLLSAGYPVFAALVAGTVLYLAMLPDVDHRIPGVPHRGPTHSLLFAGVVGGVFAGAASLVEPVLSVAVPGGVSMVAFGFLLGFGAVVAHLLGDAITPAGVNFLWPYPKEWSLYLTTADSTLWNWGLFGLGVFAMAGSVALALRGLPI from the coding sequence GTGTTCAGACGGGGTCACCTCGGCGTCGCCATGCTGGCGCTCGCGCCGGTCACGTTCTGGCTGCTGTCGGCGGGCTACCCGGTGTTCGCGGCGCTGGTCGCCGGCACCGTCCTCTACCTCGCGATGTTGCCCGACGTCGACCACCGGATCCCGGGGGTGCCACACCGCGGGCCGACGCACTCGCTGCTGTTCGCGGGCGTCGTCGGCGGGGTGTTCGCCGGCGCCGCCTCGCTCGTCGAGCCGGTGTTGTCGGTCGCGGTGCCCGGCGGGGTGTCGATGGTCGCGTTCGGCTTCCTCCTCGGGTTCGGGGCGGTCGTCGCCCACCTGCTCGGCGACGCCATCACCCCGGCCGGCGTCAACTTCCTGTGGCCGTACCCGAAGGAGTGGTCGCTGTACCTGACGACGGCCGACTCGACGCTGTGGAACTGGGGGCTGTTCGGGCTGGGCGTGTTCGCGATGGCCGGGTCGGTCGCGTTGGCGCTTCGCGGGCTGCCGATCTGA
- a CDS encoding heavy-metal-associated domain-containing protein: MGTDLRLERMTTTMRITGMTCGGCEDSVEAALEGVDGVADASADHESGEAVVDGDADPLDLIAAVPEAYEVESTA, from the coding sequence ATGGGTACCGACCTGCGACTGGAACGCATGACGACGACGATGCGGATCACCGGGATGACCTGCGGCGGCTGCGAGGACAGCGTCGAGGCGGCGCTGGAGGGCGTCGACGGCGTCGCCGACGCCAGCGCCGACCACGAGTCCGGCGAGGCGGTCGTCGACGGCGACGCCGACCCGCTGGACCTGATCGCGGCGGTGCCCGAGGCGTACGAGGTCGAGTCCACCGCCTGA
- a CDS encoding PLDc N-terminal domain-containing protein: MVLLQGAGGALAFLVWLLFTALFVYMVYWTYKDAQRNSQHPAFLWAIVVFLAPVLGLVLYLLLGRN; this comes from the coding sequence ATGGTCCTCCTCCAAGGAGCAGGCGGTGCCCTCGCGTTCCTCGTGTGGCTGTTGTTCACGGCGCTGTTCGTCTACATGGTGTACTGGACGTACAAGGACGCCCAGCGCAACAGCCAACACCCGGCGTTCCTGTGGGCGATCGTCGTGTTCCTCGCGCCGGTGTTGGGTCTCGTGTTGTACCTCCTGCTCGGCCGGAACTGA
- a CDS encoding mechanosensitive ion channel family protein, translating to MDVLAPLEALPPWQAALVVVALSLGAAVVAEFVVIRAARRLVTRTETGLDEIVLAEIRIPLVTSFALAGVFLLTSLRSVVEAVPFSEAQLESFFGDPALTIVVLLWAWALNETVNRGVDYLQEQGARYDFAPVFSNVWTILVATGTVGTILYVWNIDVTPLLAGAGIAGIAVGFAAKDTVANFFGGVALYFDDTYRVGDFVELDTGETGTVVKVGVRSTTLLTRDEVLVTVPNSVLNATKVINQSAPSRRRRIRVPVGVAYGTDLDALEELLVDLAMDEKLVLDSPKPRCRFRRFGDSALEYELLCWVSSPTRRAKAVHKLNRAIHDRFADAGIEIPYPRRDVTVRGDAVADAVAATPDGSPDPAAGNGSESAATDGGGPGEDAPGRGR from the coding sequence ATGGACGTTCTCGCCCCGTTGGAAGCCCTCCCCCCGTGGCAGGCGGCGCTGGTCGTGGTCGCCCTCTCGCTGGGCGCGGCGGTCGTCGCGGAGTTCGTCGTGATCCGCGCGGCCCGGCGGCTCGTCACCCGCACGGAGACGGGACTCGACGAGATCGTCCTCGCCGAGATCCGGATCCCGCTCGTCACGTCGTTCGCGCTCGCGGGCGTCTTCCTCCTCACGAGCCTGCGGAGCGTCGTCGAGGCGGTGCCGTTCTCGGAGGCGCAACTGGAGAGCTTCTTCGGCGACCCCGCGCTCACGATCGTCGTCCTCCTGTGGGCGTGGGCGCTCAACGAGACGGTGAACCGGGGCGTCGACTACCTGCAGGAGCAGGGCGCCCGCTACGACTTCGCGCCCGTGTTCTCCAACGTCTGGACGATCCTCGTCGCCACGGGCACCGTCGGCACGATCCTGTACGTCTGGAACATCGACGTGACGCCGCTGTTGGCGGGCGCGGGCATCGCGGGTATCGCGGTCGGCTTCGCCGCCAAGGACACCGTCGCCAACTTCTTCGGCGGCGTCGCGCTGTACTTCGACGACACCTACCGCGTCGGCGACTTCGTCGAGTTGGACACCGGCGAGACCGGGACGGTGGTGAAGGTCGGCGTCCGCTCGACCACCCTCCTCACCCGCGACGAGGTGCTCGTCACCGTCCCCAACTCCGTGCTCAACGCGACGAAGGTGATCAACCAGTCGGCGCCCTCCCGGCGCCGCCGCATCCGCGTCCCCGTCGGCGTCGCCTACGGCACCGATCTGGACGCGCTGGAGGAGCTGCTCGTCGACCTCGCGATGGACGAGAAACTGGTGCTCGACTCGCCGAAGCCGCGGTGTCGCTTCCGGCGGTTCGGCGACTCGGCGCTGGAGTACGAACTGCTGTGTTGGGTGTCGTCGCCGACGCGCCGGGCGAAGGCGGTGCACAAACTGAACCGCGCGATCCACGACCGGTTCGCCGACGCCGGGATCGAGATCCCGTACCCCCGGCGCGACGTGACCGTCCGCGGCGACGCCGTCGCCGACGCGGTCGCCGCCACCCCCGACGGCTCCCCCGACCCGGCCGCCGGCAACGGCTCGGAGTCGGCGGCGACCGACGGCGGCGGTCCCGGCGAGGACGCGCCGGGTCGCGGGCGCTGA
- a CDS encoding potassium channel family protein has protein sequence MPSATRRAAEYLLGALGVMLLLAFVYQWGFAAFEGEQVSYAHSLYVVVETFTTTGFGIDVNVWDDPRMLLLMVVLQLAGVGLIFLALPAVIIPLINEALTSSPPRVTSATDHVVICEFTPRGETLVKELRSRDTPYVVVEPDADRAVELSADHDVVHGDPEEVATMERANVAEARALVADADDETNASVVLSARECSEELRVVSLVENEDVADYHRYAGADRVISPRRLLGESLGAKATASVADELGDGVEIGEDFQIAELLVHHGSPLVGETVAESGIGERTGANVLGAWADGEFESPPRPERVIDEHTVLLVVGNETELEALKELTLSETRRRRRGRVLVVGYGMVGHSAAAELRPTDDVVVVDLADDDGVDVVGDATDRETLEAAGIEDARAVVLALDSDTTTIFATLAVKQVAPHAEVIVRANDGDSVPKLYRAGAEYVLSLSTVSGRLLASYLLDEEVLRPETQVDLVRTHAPKLEGEGLAEADVRARTGVTVVAIERGGDLLTDVGPDTEVVPDDTLVVAGTDDAVNRFTELFC, from the coding sequence ATGCCATCGGCGACCCGTCGAGCGGCCGAGTACCTGCTCGGCGCGCTCGGCGTCATGCTGCTCCTCGCGTTCGTCTACCAGTGGGGGTTCGCGGCGTTCGAGGGCGAGCAGGTGAGCTACGCCCACTCGCTGTACGTCGTGGTGGAGACGTTCACGACGACCGGGTTCGGCATCGACGTGAACGTCTGGGACGACCCCCGGATGCTCCTGTTGATGGTGGTGTTGCAGTTGGCGGGCGTCGGACTCATCTTCCTCGCGCTGCCGGCGGTGATCATCCCGCTCATCAACGAGGCGCTCACCAGTTCACCCCCGCGGGTCACGTCCGCGACCGACCACGTCGTCATCTGCGAGTTCACCCCTCGCGGGGAGACGCTGGTGAAGGAGTTGCGCTCCCGGGACACGCCGTACGTCGTCGTCGAACCCGACGCCGACCGCGCCGTCGAACTCTCGGCCGACCACGACGTCGTCCACGGCGACCCCGAGGAGGTGGCGACGATGGAACGGGCGAACGTCGCCGAGGCGCGCGCGCTCGTCGCCGACGCCGACGACGAGACGAACGCCAGCGTCGTCCTGTCGGCGCGGGAGTGCTCGGAGGAGCTTCGCGTCGTGAGCCTCGTCGAGAACGAGGACGTCGCCGACTACCACCGCTACGCGGGCGCCGACCGCGTCATCTCCCCGCGGCGCCTGCTGGGCGAGAGCCTCGGCGCGAAGGCGACCGCCAGCGTCGCCGACGAGTTGGGCGACGGCGTCGAGATCGGCGAGGACTTCCAGATCGCCGAGCTGCTCGTCCACCACGGCAGCCCGCTCGTCGGCGAGACGGTCGCGGAGTCGGGGATCGGCGAGCGTACCGGCGCGAACGTGCTCGGGGCGTGGGCCGACGGCGAGTTCGAGTCGCCCCCGCGACCCGAGCGGGTGATCGACGAACACACCGTGTTGCTGGTCGTCGGCAACGAGACGGAGTTGGAGGCGCTCAAGGAGCTCACCCTGTCGGAGACGCGCCGGCGACGCCGCGGGCGCGTGCTCGTCGTCGGCTACGGCATGGTCGGCCACAGCGCCGCCGCGGAACTCCGGCCGACCGACGACGTGGTCGTGGTCGACCTCGCGGACGACGACGGCGTCGACGTCGTCGGCGACGCCACCGACCGGGAGACGCTGGAGGCCGCCGGGATCGAGGACGCCCGCGCGGTGGTGCTGGCGCTCGACTCGGACACGACCACCATCTTCGCGACGCTGGCGGTGAAACAGGTCGCCCCGCACGCGGAGGTGATCGTCCGCGCGAACGACGGCGACTCAGTGCCGAAGCTGTACCGGGCGGGCGCGGAGTACGTCCTGTCGCTGTCGACCGTCTCCGGCCGGCTGCTGGCGTCGTACCTGCTCGACGAGGAGGTGCTCCGCCCGGAGACGCAGGTCGACCTCGTGCGGACGCACGCCCCCAAGCTGGAGGGCGAGGGGCTGGCGGAGGCGGACGTGCGCGCCCGCACCGGCGTCACCGTCGTCGCCATCGAGCGGGGCGGCGACCTGCTGACGGACGTCGGCCCGGACACGGAAGTCGTCCCCGACGACACGCTCGTCGTCGCCGGCACCGACGACGCCGTCAACCGATTCACCGAACTGTTCTGTTGA
- a CDS encoding DUF998 domain-containing protein yields the protein MTELRRRVAAASGAGASLAAIGGIAVAIALAPWFSLADNALSDLGVADAAAVAAAFNWGLILAGLAGLPYAWALWTASDGLAARLVAVEFVVAMLLMAGVGAFPSDTPLHVPVALGFYLAITVVFATDGLRRRATAAGRVALAFAAGHLAQWWLYVAGVRLGPGLAVPELVGAGLLIVWVLALSPVAALGPGRPAAP from the coding sequence ATGACCGAACTCCGTCGCCGCGTGGCCGCCGCCTCCGGTGCGGGCGCGTCGCTGGCGGCGATCGGCGGCATCGCCGTCGCCATCGCGCTCGCGCCGTGGTTCTCCCTCGCCGACAACGCCCTCTCGGACCTGGGGGTCGCCGACGCCGCCGCGGTGGCCGCCGCGTTCAACTGGGGACTGATCCTCGCCGGCCTCGCCGGGCTCCCGTACGCGTGGGCGCTGTGGACCGCGTCCGACGGCCTCGCGGCCCGCCTCGTCGCCGTCGAGTTCGTCGTCGCGATGCTCCTCATGGCGGGGGTCGGCGCGTTCCCGTCGGACACCCCGCTACACGTCCCGGTCGCGCTGGGGTTCTACCTCGCGATCACCGTCGTCTTCGCGACCGACGGCCTCCGCCGTCGGGCGACGGCCGCCGGCCGCGTCGCGCTGGCGTTCGCCGCCGGCCACCTCGCGCAGTGGTGGCTGTACGTCGCGGGCGTCCGACTGGGACCGGGGTTGGCGGTCCCGGAACTCGTCGGCGCCGGCCTCCTGATCGTGTGGGTGCTCGCGCTGTCGCCGGTGGCCGCCCTCGGTCCCGGGCGCCCGGCCGCTCCGTGA
- a CDS encoding aldo/keto reductase, which yields MSDLDLPPIGLGTSGNDDPAECAETVAAALEAGYRHVDTAQMYDNEEAVGEGIRRAAVDRDEVVVATKVHPDNLAYDDAKRTARESLERLGLESVDLLYVHWPTSAYDPAETLRAMDELRAEGLCDHVGLSNFTPALLDEARDLLDAPVVAHQVECHPLLPQTELREYAVEHGHTLVGYSPLGRGEALEDPLLSEIAEKHDTSTAAVCLAWAFAQEALVPIPKATGDHVRANFAAQDLELDDEDLDRIADYDVRERYIDPDAAAWNR from the coding sequence ATGAGCGACCTCGACTTGCCGCCGATCGGTCTCGGCACCTCCGGCAACGACGACCCCGCCGAGTGCGCGGAGACGGTGGCGGCGGCGCTGGAGGCGGGCTACCGCCACGTCGACACCGCGCAGATGTACGACAACGAGGAAGCGGTCGGCGAGGGCATCCGTCGAGCGGCCGTCGACCGCGACGAGGTCGTCGTCGCGACGAAGGTCCACCCGGACAACCTCGCGTACGACGACGCCAAACGCACCGCGCGCGAGTCGCTCGAGCGGCTCGGGCTGGAGTCGGTCGACCTGCTGTACGTCCACTGGCCCACCTCCGCGTACGACCCCGCGGAGACGCTGCGCGCGATGGACGAACTGCGCGCCGAGGGGCTGTGTGACCACGTGGGACTGTCGAACTTCACGCCCGCCCTGCTCGACGAGGCGCGCGACCTGCTCGACGCGCCGGTCGTCGCCCACCAGGTCGAGTGCCACCCGCTGCTCCCGCAGACGGAGTTGCGCGAGTACGCCGTCGAGCACGGCCACACGCTCGTCGGCTACTCCCCGCTCGGGCGCGGCGAGGCGCTCGAGGACCCGCTCCTCTCGGAGATCGCGGAGAAGCACGACACGAGCACCGCCGCCGTCTGTCTCGCGTGGGCGTTCGCACAGGAGGCGCTCGTCCCCATCCCGAAGGCGACCGGCGACCACGTCCGGGCGAACTTCGCGGCGCAGGACCTGGAACTGGACGACGAGGACCTCGACCGGATCGCCGACTACGACGTGCGCGAACGGTACATCGACCCGGACGCGGCCGCGTGGAACCGGTGA